One genomic segment of Sanyastnella coralliicola includes these proteins:
- the rpsJ gene encoding 30S ribosomal protein S10: MAQKIRIKLKSYDHNLVDKSAEKIVKTVKSTGAVISGPIPLPTHRRIYTVLRSPHVNKKSREQFELSSYKRLLDIYSSSSKTVDALMRLELPSGVEVEIKV; encoded by the coding sequence ATGGCGCAGAAGATTCGCATCAAATTAAAGTCGTACGATCACAACCTAGTAGACAAGTCTGCTGAAAAGATCGTTAAGACTGTAAAATCAACAGGAGCTGTGATCAGTGGACCAATTCCACTGCCGACACACCGTCGCATTTACACAGTTCTTCGTTCACCACACGTGAATAAGAAATCACGTGAGCAGTTCGAGCTATCAAGCTACAAACGTTTGCTTGATATCTACAGCTCTTCATCGAAGACTGTAGATGCACTAATGCGTCTTGAGCTACCAAGTGGTGTAGAAGTAGAGATTAAAGTTTAA
- the fusA gene encoding elongation factor G translates to MAKRDLNYTRNIGIMAHIDAGKTTTTERILYYTGISHKIGEVHDGAATMDWMEQEQERGITITSAATTCFWNYRGSEYRMNIIDTPGHVDFTVEVERSLRVLDGAVALFCAVGGVEPQSETVWRQADKYNVPRLGFVNKMDRSGADFFNVVEQVRERLGGNPIPLQVPIGAEDSFKGVVDLINNRAIVWNEEDKGMTFNEVPIPEDIADVVEEWREKLVEAAAEQDDSLMEKYFEDPDSITEAEMLSALRKATIAMQITPMMCGSAFKNKGVQTMLDAVMEFLPSPYDVGAITGTNPDTEEEEQRNPDPDEPFAGLAFKIATDPFVGRLCFVRAYSGKLPAGSYVKNTRSDKKERISRLFQMHSNKQNQIDELEAGDIGAAVGFKDIRTGDTLCSEGSPIVLESMSFPDPVIGIAIEPKTQADLDKLGVALNKLSEEDPTFTVKTDEDSGQTVISGMGELHLEIIIDRLKREFKVECNQGRPQVSYKEAITGSTDHRETYKKQSGGRGKFADIVVKIGPNEDQENPGLKFINNIKGGNVPREFIPSVEKGFKDSMVNGVLAGFPMDSMTVELNDGSFHAVDSDSLSFELCAKMAYREAVKHCSPIILEPMMKLEVVTPEENMGDVIGDLNKRRALIEGTDERSGATVVKAKVPLSEMFGYVTDLRTITSGRASSTMEFSHYSAAPSNVQEAVIAEVRGKETA, encoded by the coding sequence ATGGCTAAAAGAGATCTAAACTATACTCGGAACATCGGTATCATGGCACACATTGATGCTGGTAAGACAACAACGACCGAGCGTATTCTTTACTACACAGGTATCTCTCACAAGATCGGAGAGGTGCACGATGGTGCTGCAACCATGGACTGGATGGAGCAGGAGCAGGAGCGTGGTATTACTATTACCTCAGCTGCTACTACTTGTTTCTGGAACTACCGTGGGTCTGAGTACCGTATGAACATCATCGATACCCCAGGACACGTTGACTTTACTGTAGAGGTAGAGCGTTCATTGCGTGTACTTGATGGTGCGGTAGCATTGTTCTGTGCAGTAGGTGGTGTAGAGCCACAGTCTGAGACTGTATGGCGTCAGGCTGACAAGTACAATGTTCCTCGTCTAGGATTCGTGAATAAGATGGACCGTTCAGGTGCAGACTTCTTCAACGTAGTAGAGCAAGTTCGTGAGCGTCTTGGAGGTAACCCAATTCCATTGCAGGTGCCAATCGGTGCTGAAGATAGCTTCAAAGGTGTGGTTGACTTGATCAACAACCGTGCGATCGTTTGGAACGAGGAAGACAAAGGAATGACGTTTAACGAAGTGCCTATCCCTGAAGACATCGCTGATGTTGTTGAAGAGTGGCGTGAGAAATTGGTAGAGGCAGCTGCAGAGCAGGATGACTCACTAATGGAAAAGTACTTCGAAGATCCAGATAGCATCACAGAAGCAGAAATGCTTTCAGCGCTTCGTAAAGCGACAATTGCGATGCAGATTACTCCTATGATGTGTGGTTCAGCATTCAAGAACAAAGGTGTTCAGACAATGCTTGACGCTGTGATGGAATTCCTTCCTTCACCATACGACGTAGGTGCGATCACGGGTACAAACCCAGATACAGAAGAAGAAGAGCAGCGTAATCCTGATCCAGACGAGCCGTTTGCTGGTTTGGCGTTCAAGATCGCGACTGACCCATTCGTAGGACGTCTTTGTTTCGTTCGTGCATACTCTGGTAAGCTTCCTGCAGGTAGCTACGTGAAGAACACTCGTTCTGACAAGAAAGAGCGTATTTCTCGTCTATTCCAGATGCACTCAAATAAGCAGAATCAGATCGACGAGCTAGAAGCTGGTGATATCGGTGCTGCAGTTGGATTCAAGGATATCCGTACAGGTGATACACTTTGTTCAGAAGGTTCTCCAATCGTACTTGAGTCAATGTCATTCCCTGATCCGGTAATTGGTATCGCGATCGAGCCTAAGACGCAGGCTGACCTTGACAAGCTTGGAGTCGCTTTGAACAAACTATCAGAGGAGGATCCAACCTTTACAGTGAAAACTGACGAAGACAGTGGTCAAACAGTAATCTCAGGAATGGGTGAGCTTCACCTAGAGATTATCATCGACCGTCTGAAGCGTGAGTTCAAGGTAGAGTGTAACCAAGGTCGTCCTCAGGTTTCTTACAAAGAAGCTATTACAGGATCAACTGATCACCGCGAGACGTACAAGAAGCAGTCTGGTGGACGTGGTAAGTTCGCAGACATCGTGGTTAAGATTGGTCCTAATGAAGATCAAGAAAACCCTGGATTGAAGTTCATCAATAACATCAAAGGTGGTAACGTTCCTCGTGAATTCATCCCTTCAGTGGAGAAAGGATTCAAGGATTCGATGGTCAATGGTGTTCTTGCAGGCTTCCCAATGGACTCAATGACTGTAGAGTTGAACGATGGTTCATTCCACGCAGTCGATTCAGATAGCCTTTCATTTGAGCTTTGTGCGAAGATGGCATACCGTGAGGCAGTTAAGCACTGTTCTCCGATCATCCTCGAGCCAATGATGAAGCTTGAAGTGGTTACTCCTGAAGAGAACATGGGTGACGTGATCGGTGACTTGAACAAGCGTCGTGCGCTTATTGAAGGAACTGATGAGCGTTCTGGTGCAACTGTAGTGAAGGCGAAAGTGCCTTTGAGCGAAATGTTCGGTTACGTAACTGACCTTCGTACGATCACTTCAGGACGTGCTAGTTCAACAATGGAATTCTCACACTACAGTGCCGCTCCTAGCAACGTGCAAGAAGCAGTAATTGCAGAAGTACGCGGTAAGGAAACAGCATAA
- the rplC gene encoding 50S ribosomal protein L3, whose translation MPGLIGKKIGMTSIYDASGKNVPCTILEVGPCVVTQVKTLEKDGYEAVQLGWGDKADHRTSKPMKGHFDKAGVSPKKRMVEFTGFDRELKAGDELKADEVFNEGDFVFVIGRSKGKGFQGVVKRHGFAGVGQATHGQHNRLRAPGSIGAASDPARVFKGMRMAGQTGNKRVTVENLQVMKVMPEEGLMVVKGAVPGHKGSTLVIRK comes from the coding sequence ATGCCAGGACTCATAGGGAAAAAGATTGGTATGACCAGCATCTACGATGCCTCTGGGAAAAATGTCCCATGCACAATTTTGGAAGTTGGTCCTTGTGTCGTGACGCAAGTCAAGACCCTGGAGAAAGACGGTTACGAAGCTGTTCAGCTCGGATGGGGTGATAAAGCTGATCACCGCACGTCAAAGCCAATGAAGGGTCACTTCGACAAAGCCGGAGTGTCACCAAAGAAAAGAATGGTTGAATTCACAGGATTCGACCGTGAGCTTAAAGCGGGAGACGAGCTGAAAGCTGACGAAGTATTTAACGAAGGCGATTTTGTATTTGTGATCGGCCGCAGTAAGGGTAAAGGATTCCAGGGTGTTGTTAAGCGCCACGGATTTGCCGGAGTTGGTCAGGCGACACATGGTCAGCACAACCGCCTACGTGCACCCGGTTCGATTGGTGCGGCTTCTGATCCAGCACGTGTATTCAAGGGAATGCGCATGGCAGGTCAGACAGGAAATAAGCGTGTCACAGTGGAGAACCTTCAAGTAATGAAGGTGATGCCAGAAGAGGGATTGATGGTCGTTAAAGGCGCTGTCCCAGGACACAAAGGTTCAACCCTTGTAATTCGCAAGTAA